CGGCTTCGCCGGACCGCGCGTCATCGAATCGACCGTGCGCGTCACTTTGCCCGAAGGATTCCAGCGCGCGGAGTTCCTGCAGACCAAGGGCGCGGTCGACCTGATCTCCGACCGCCGCCAGCTGCGCAAGACCATCGCCAGCTCGCTGGCCATGCTGCAGCGCCAGCCGGCCGACGCGGTCGAATAATCGCCGGCGCCGATCCGGCGCACCGACCTATAAAAAAAGCGGGGCCTCGTTCGACGAGGCCCCGCTTTTTTGTACGGGCCGGAATGCAGGCGCGATCAGAACATGCCGATCACCTCGGCCTGCAGCGCCCCGAGCAGCATGCCGATCACCTGCAGGATCAGCAGCAGCACCAGCGGCGAGAAATCGAAGCCACCTACCTGAGGCAGCGCGCGCCGCAGCGGCGTGAGCAACGGGGCACATACCCGGTCGAGCACCGGCAGGATCGGCGAAAACGGCTGCACCCAGCTCAGGATCGCCAGGATCACCAGCAAGGCGGTGAACATCGAGATCGCCAATTGCGCCAGGCCGAACAGCGCCACTACCGGCAGTACGTAGATACCCGAACGCGCTCCCAGCAAGGCCCACAGCAACAGCAGCTTGGCCAGCACCAGCAGGTAGGCGGCCAGCAGGCTGGAGGTGTCCCAGCCGGAAATCGAAGGCACCAGCTTGCGAAGACGCAGCACGATCCAGTCCGACAGCGCCATCACCAAGCGCCCGACCGGGTTGCTGAAGGGAATCCGCTGGCGCTGCATCACGAACCGCACGAGACAAGCACCGCCCACGACGGAAACAAGGGCATCCAGCAAGAACGAAACGATCTGGTACAGCAACATGAAATCATCCGGATTACAGGGTTTGCCGCTACCGGCCGGCGGCGGCCGTGGGATGATAGTCGGCCGCCGCGCGCCTTCCGCGATTCACATGTCGACCGATCTCAGTCTCCGCTCCCTGCCTCTGTTCCCCCTGTCCACGGTGCTGTTCCCCGGCGGGCTGCTGCCGCTGCGCGTTTTCGAGGTTCGATACCTGGACATGGTGCGGCGCTGTCACGAAACCGGCGCGCCCTTCGGCGTGGTCGCGCTCATCGCCGGCAACGAGGTGCGGCAGGCCGGTGGCGCCAGCGAGGTTTTCCACGATGTCGGCACCCTGGCGCGCATCGACGCTTTCGAGAGCCCGCAGACTGGCCTGATCATGGTTCATTGCGTCGGCGAACAGCGCTTTCGCATCTCGCGGCGCGAGCAACTGCGTCACGGCCTGTGGGTGGCCGATGCCGATCCGATCGCCGACGACATGGAAGTCGAGGTGCCGGAAGACCTGAAACCCGACGCCGACGCGCTGGCGCAGCTCATCGAAACCCTGCAGCAGCGCCGCGACGTGCCCGACGCGCCGCCCCTGCCGCTGTCGCCGCCCTGGAAGCTGGACGATTGCGGCTGGGTGTCCAACCGCTGGTGCGAGCTGCTGCCGCTGTCGACCGAACTCAAGCAGCGCTTGATGGCGCTGGAAAATCCGGTGGTGCGCCTGGAACTCATCGGCGACATCCTGGCCCGCAACGGCATTGCCTGACGGGAAGGCATGCATGAATCTTCTGCGCGTCCCGATCTCGCGTCTGCGGTCCTCGACGTACACGAGTACGTCTGCGGTCCTTGACGCAAGCTCGGGCCTGCTCGACAACGATTCCTTCACGCCTTCCCGCTCCCCGGGCTGACGTCGGGGTGAAGGAAACCCTGGATCGCGCTTCGCTTGCGATCCGGCAATCCCGCCCTCACGACAATTTAGAATCACGGACTGGCCCGCTCGGGCCGTTTCCATTTCTGCCGTCTGCGCCCATTCATGTCCGACCAAAACGCCACCCCCGCCGCCGCTCCTGCACAGGACGAAAACCAGCTCATCGCCGAACGTCGCGAGAAGCTGCGCACCCTGCGCAGCGCTGCGGCCGCGAGTGGCGGTGTCGCGTTTCCGAATGACTTCAAGCCGTCCGACCGGGCCGAGGCGCTGCAGGCAGCCCACGCCGAAACCGACGCCGAGGTTCTCGAAGCCACGCCCGTCGCGGCCAGCGTCGCCGGCCGCATGATGCTCAAGCGTGTGATGGGCAAGGCGAGCTTCGCCACGCTGCAGGACGCCACCGGCCGCATCCAGCTCTACGTCACCCGCGATGCGCTCGGTGAAGAAGCCTACGCCGAGTTCAAGCGCAGCGACCTCGGCGACATCCTGGGCGCCGAAGGCACCCTGTTTCGCACCAAGACCGGCGAGCTGTCGGTCAAGGTTTCCGCCCTGCGCATGCTCACCAAGAGCCTGCGGCCGCTGCCCGACAAGTTCCACGGCATGGCCGACCAGGAGCAGAAATACCGTCAGCGCTATGTCGACCTGATCATGGACGACGCCGCCCGCACCCGCTTCAAGGCGCGCAGCCAGGCGGTGAGCGCGCTGCGCGAATTCATGGTGTCGCACGGCTTCCTGGAAGTCGAGACGCCGATGCTGCACCCGATCCCCGGCGGCGCCAACGCCAAGCCCTTCGAGACGCACCACAACGCGCTCGACCAGCAGATGTTCCTGCGCATCGCGCCGGAGCTCTATCTCAAGCGCCTGATCGTCGGCGGCTTCGAACGCGTGTTCGAGATCAACCGCAACTTCCGCAACGAAGGCATCTCGGTCCGGCACAACCCCGAGTTCACCATGATGGAGTTCTACGCGGCCTACTGGAACTACCGCGACCTGATGGACTTCACCGAAGCCCTGGTGCGCGACGCCGCCCAGAAGGCCTGCGGCTCGCTGCAGATCAGCTACGGCGGCAAGCCGGTCGACCTGTCGGTGCCCTTCCAGCGCCTGACCATCCGCGAAGCCATCCTGGCCCACACCGACACCACCGAAGCCCAGGTCGAGGACGCCGCCTGGCTGACGGCCGCCCTGCGCAAGCTCGGGCTCTCAGAAGAAAAGAACCGCCTGTCCGGCCGCAGCCTGGCCAGCCTGCAGGTGCTGTTCTTCGAGGAGACGGTGGAAGAGAAGCTCTGGCAGCCGACCTTCATCATGGAACACCCGACCGAGATCAGCCCGCTGGCCCGCGCCAACGACGAGCGGCCCGAGGTCACCGAGCGCTTCGAGCTCTACATCACCGGCCGCGAATTCGGCAACGGTTTCTCGGAGCTCAACGACGCCGAAGACCAGGCCGCGCGTTTCCAGTCGCAGGTCACCGCCAAGGACAGCGGCGACGACGAAGCCATGTACTTTGACCACGACTTCGTGCGTGCCCTCGAATACGGCATGCCGCCCACCGGCGGCTGCGGCATCGGCATCGACCGCCTGATGATGCTGCTGACCGACGCGGCCAGCATCCGCGACGTGATCCTGTTCCCGGCCCTGCGCCGCGAAGGCTGACCGGCCGATCGTCCGCCACCAGCCGCAGCGCGACATGAACACCCCGCTGCGCAACCTGGTGCTGGTGCTTGGCGACCAGCTCGATCCGGCATCGTCGGCCTTCGACGGTTTCGAAGACCGGCAGGACGCGGTGTGGATGGCCGAGGTGGCCGAGGAAAGCACCCATGTCTGGTCGAACAAGGTGCGCTCGGTCATGTTCCTGGCGGCGATGCGGCATTTCGCCGAAAGCCTGCGCGCCGTGGGCCGACCGCTGCACTACCAACGCCTGGACGCCGCCGACAACGCCGGCACCCTGGCCGCGCAGCTGAAGACCGACATCGCCCGCCTGCGCCCTTCCCGTCTGGTGATGACTGCTCCCGGCGACTGGCGCGTGCTGCGGCAGTTGCGTGGCGTGGCCCGCGCCGCCGGGCTGGCGCTGGAGATCCGCGACGACCGGCATTTCTATTGCAGCGTGCGCGACTTCGCCGCCCATGCCCGGGCGCAGCCGGAGCTGCGCATGGAGTTCTTCTACCGTGAGCAGCGCCTGCGCCACCGCGTGCTGATGGATCCCGAAAACCCGGACCAGCCGGCCGGCGGCCGCTGGAATTTCGACCCGCTCAACCGAAAGACTTTCGACGCCGCCGGCCCCGGCATGCTGCCCGAGCGGCCCCGCTTCGAGC
The nucleotide sequence above comes from Xylophilus sp. GOD-11R. Encoded proteins:
- a CDS encoding YggT family protein — its product is MLYQIVSFLLDALVSVVGGACLVRFVMQRQRIPFSNPVGRLVMALSDWIVLRLRKLVPSISGWDTSSLLAAYLLVLAKLLLLWALLGARSGIYVLPVVALFGLAQLAISMFTALLVILAILSWVQPFSPILPVLDRVCAPLLTPLRRALPQVGGFDFSPLVLLLILQVIGMLLGALQAEVIGMF
- the lysS gene encoding lysine--tRNA ligase; amino-acid sequence: MSDQNATPAAAPAQDENQLIAERREKLRTLRSAAAASGGVAFPNDFKPSDRAEALQAAHAETDAEVLEATPVAASVAGRMMLKRVMGKASFATLQDATGRIQLYVTRDALGEEAYAEFKRSDLGDILGAEGTLFRTKTGELSVKVSALRMLTKSLRPLPDKFHGMADQEQKYRQRYVDLIMDDAARTRFKARSQAVSALREFMVSHGFLEVETPMLHPIPGGANAKPFETHHNALDQQMFLRIAPELYLKRLIVGGFERVFEINRNFRNEGISVRHNPEFTMMEFYAAYWNYRDLMDFTEALVRDAAQKACGSLQISYGGKPVDLSVPFQRLTIREAILAHTDTTEAQVEDAAWLTAALRKLGLSEEKNRLSGRSLASLQVLFFEETVEEKLWQPTFIMEHPTEISPLARANDERPEVTERFELYITGREFGNGFSELNDAEDQAARFQSQVTAKDSGDDEAMYFDHDFVRALEYGMPPTGGCGIGIDRLMMLLTDAASIRDVILFPALRREG
- a CDS encoding LON peptidase substrate-binding domain-containing protein, which produces MSTDLSLRSLPLFPLSTVLFPGGLLPLRVFEVRYLDMVRRCHETGAPFGVVALIAGNEVRQAGGASEVFHDVGTLARIDAFESPQTGLIMVHCVGEQRFRISRREQLRHGLWVADADPIADDMEVEVPEDLKPDADALAQLIETLQQRRDVPDAPPLPLSPPWKLDDCGWVSNRWCELLPLSTELKQRLMALENPVVRLELIGDILARNGIA